The following coding sequences lie in one Synechococcus sp. PCC 7336 genomic window:
- a CDS encoding SpoIID/LytB domain-containing protein, which yields MRWLWQVVGSSILIWLVLLFPAQAESLLLRIGIVEGQNQIRLGSSTNGQILDRNGQVLGSTTAMRPIDARISNRSIRLGNFRGDRLRLQPQTPEGYVFIHDRWYRGSVDVIIADGKLTAINRVDLEDYIASVVGSEMGDRFPLEALKAQAIASRTYALFHRNRRLRESYDLGDSQLWQVYRGVASESPSTRQSTTQTRWQVLTHNGQTIDAVFHASSGGRTENVEEIWTQPLPYLRGVIDSHVSPPMHWQERFSPNAIEAAIGEVGTVLDLEIVAQTPNGRATELRLRGTAGTIEIAAASLRRKLNLDSTWFSVTAIGPTVGASTARAERSPTYFALSGRGFGHGVGMSQWGAFGLAQRNYTHRQILNFYYRDTQLGAISIQE from the coding sequence GTGCGATGGCTCTGGCAAGTGGTGGGGTCGAGCATACTGATTTGGCTGGTCCTCCTCTTTCCCGCGCAGGCGGAGAGCCTGCTGCTGCGGATTGGCATTGTCGAAGGACAGAACCAGATTCGGCTGGGGAGCTCGACGAACGGGCAGATTCTCGATCGCAACGGTCAGGTTTTGGGCTCGACAACAGCCATGCGACCGATTGATGCCCGCATATCCAACCGTTCCATCCGTTTGGGCAATTTCAGAGGCGATCGCCTGCGCCTGCAACCGCAAACACCTGAAGGTTATGTGTTTATTCACGATCGCTGGTATCGCGGCAGCGTCGATGTCATCATTGCGGATGGCAAACTCACCGCCATCAACCGCGTCGATCTGGAAGACTATATTGCCAGCGTTGTGGGTAGCGAAATGGGCGATCGCTTTCCCCTCGAAGCCCTCAAAGCCCAAGCGATTGCCTCCCGCACCTACGCCCTCTTCCATCGCAACCGTCGCCTGCGCGAATCCTACGATTTAGGCGACAGCCAACTGTGGCAGGTTTATCGGGGGGTCGCCTCCGAATCCCCCTCGACCCGCCAATCCACCACCCAAACCCGATGGCAAGTGCTCACCCACAACGGTCAAACGATCGATGCCGTGTTTCATGCCTCCTCCGGCGGTCGAACGGAGAATGTGGAGGAAATTTGGACGCAACCGCTGCCCTACTTGCGCGGCGTTATCGACAGCCACGTTTCTCCCCCGATGCACTGGCAAGAACGGTTCTCCCCCAACGCGATCGAGGCGGCGATCGGAGAAGTGGGGACGGTGCTGGACTTGGAGATTGTGGCACAAACCCCCAACGGTCGCGCCACTGAACTGCGGTTGCGAGGCACGGCAGGCACGATCGAAATCGCTGCTGCTAGCCTGCGCCGCAAGTTGAATCTGGACAGTACTTGGTTCTCGGTGACGGCGATCGGACCGACCGTGGGGGCTAGCACCGCCCGGGCGGAGCGAAGTCCGACTTACTTCGCACTCTCTGGGCGAGGCTTCGGACACGGTGTCGGCATGAGTCAGTGGGGGGCCTTTGGGCTGGCGCAACGGAACTACACCCACCGACAAATTCTCAATTTTTACTATCGAGATACGCAGTTGGGGGCGATCTCTATCCAGGAATAG
- a CDS encoding NUDIX hydrolase — protein sequence MPTDKHRWYEWATQIQATVQGTLAYSTNPFEIERCRKLEALAHEILATYTDTDFDRVQGFFESDTSYATPKVDVRGVVFNDRGHILMVREKIDGKWSLPGGWADLGDSPAEAVVREIREEAGYIATASRLLGIIDRHKSTQLPRAFYIYKIFMRCEIVERLQEFDNAETDRVDFFTFDNLPDLSTARNTYEQMQAISEFWHQPDKPPLFN from the coding sequence ATGCCAACCGACAAACATCGCTGGTACGAATGGGCCACCCAGATCCAAGCCACCGTTCAGGGCACGTTGGCTTACAGCACCAACCCCTTCGAAATCGAACGCTGCCGCAAGCTGGAAGCCCTCGCCCACGAAATTTTAGCCACCTATACCGACACCGACTTCGATCGAGTACAGGGGTTTTTTGAATCGGACACCAGCTATGCCACCCCCAAAGTTGATGTGCGCGGCGTGGTTTTTAACGACAGGGGCCATATTTTGATGGTGCGAGAAAAAATAGACGGCAAGTGGTCTCTGCCTGGAGGGTGGGCCGACTTAGGCGATTCTCCAGCCGAAGCCGTCGTGCGGGAAATTCGCGAAGAAGCGGGGTACATCGCCACCGCCAGCCGCCTGCTGGGCATCATCGATCGCCACAAATCCACCCAACTCCCTCGCGCTTTCTACATCTATAAGATCTTCATGCGCTGCGAGATTGTCGAGCGCTTGCAGGAGTTCGACAACGCCGAAACCGATCGCGTCGATTTTTTTACCTTCGATAATCTGCCCGACTTGTCCACTGCCCGCAACACCTACGAGCAAATGCAGGCGATCTCCGAGTTTTGGCACCAGCCCGACAAACCGCCCTTATTTAACTAA
- a CDS encoding DNA-3-methyladenine glycosylase I codes for MGDRQNLCRCHWVDLSKPDYVEYHDREWGVPVHDDRLLFEFLTLESAQAGLSWYTVLRKRENYRLAFDQFDPEKVAEYGEEKVAALLQNAGIIRNRLKVNGAINNAQRFLAVVEEFGSFDAYIWRFVDGEPIVNEIRSREDCVATSAESDALSRDLKQRGFKFVGSTICYAHMQATGMVNDHRIDCFRRQEIVDRYLG; via the coding sequence ATGGGCGATCGCCAAAACCTGTGCCGCTGCCATTGGGTGGATTTGAGTAAGCCGGACTATGTGGAGTACCACGATCGAGAATGGGGGGTGCCGGTACACGACGATCGCCTGCTGTTCGAGTTCCTCACGCTAGAGTCAGCGCAGGCAGGGTTGAGTTGGTATACAGTGTTGCGCAAGCGGGAGAACTATCGACTGGCCTTCGACCAATTCGATCCAGAGAAGGTGGCGGAGTATGGGGAGGAGAAGGTGGCAGCACTGCTGCAGAATGCTGGCATTATTCGCAATCGCTTGAAGGTGAACGGGGCGATTAACAATGCGCAGCGGTTTTTGGCGGTTGTGGAGGAGTTTGGCTCGTTCGATGCCTATATTTGGCGCTTCGTAGATGGCGAGCCAATTGTGAATGAAATTCGCTCTCGAGAGGATTGTGTAGCGACGAGTGCGGAGTCGGATGCGTTGAGTCGAGACTTGAAGCAGCGGGGGTTTAAGTTTGTGGGCTCGACGATTTGTTATGCCCACATGCAGGCCACGGGGATGGTGAACGACCATCGCATCGATTGCTTTCGCAGGCAGGAGATTGTGGATAGATATTTGGGGTAG
- the tsf gene encoding translation elongation factor Ts: MAKVDAKTVKELREKTGAGMMDCKKALVESEGNLEEAMAWLRQKGLASAGKKAGRVASEGLVESYIHTGGRIGILVEVNCETDFVARREEFKALARNIAMQVAACPNVEVVSTEDIDPETIAKEKAIEMGREDLANKPEKIKEKIVQGRIDKRLKELSLLDQPYIKDQSITVEELVKQSIALLGENIKIRRFTRFVLGAGIEKKESDFAAEVAEATGQK; encoded by the coding sequence ATGGCTAAGGTAGACGCTAAGACCGTCAAGGAGCTGCGCGAAAAAACAGGCGCAGGCATGATGGATTGCAAAAAGGCTCTGGTGGAGTCTGAGGGTAACCTTGAAGAAGCAATGGCTTGGTTGCGCCAGAAGGGCTTGGCCAGTGCCGGCAAGAAAGCGGGTCGTGTCGCCAGCGAAGGTTTAGTGGAAAGCTACATCCACACTGGCGGTCGCATTGGTATTTTGGTCGAGGTGAATTGCGAAACGGATTTCGTGGCCCGCCGCGAAGAGTTCAAGGCGTTAGCCCGCAATATTGCCATGCAGGTTGCTGCTTGCCCTAATGTCGAGGTTGTCAGCACCGAGGACATCGACCCCGAGACAATCGCCAAAGAGAAGGCGATCGAGATGGGTCGCGAAGACTTAGCGAATAAGCCCGAAAAGATTAAGGAAAAAATCGTTCAAGGCCGCATCGACAAGCGCCTGAAGGAACTGTCCCTGCTGGATCAGCCCTATATCAAGGATCAGTCCATCACGGTTGAAGAGTTGGTCAAGCAATCCATTGCTCTATTGGGAGAAAACATCAAGATACGCCGCTTCACCCGCTTTGTATTGGGGGCAGGCATCGAAAAAAAGGAGTCTGACTTTGCTGCTGAGGTGGCAGAAGCTACCGGTCAAAAGTAG
- a CDS encoding GNAT family N-acetyltransferase has protein sequence MSELAIRDRLAIRRLRWGENQQLEAVFEMALLHLCRGVYTPQQLQVLSKTNNPRQYRAHFVLVAAIERQVVGYTSLWGRTLQAMYVDPRYARQGIGRALLKAMEVRASERRIWQLKVNSSLNAESFYRACGFEVLNHTVTRYAGFDSIEIPVVTMAKKLRWTEQPLGHCSTLASAVMQEV, from the coding sequence ATGTCTGAATTAGCAATACGCGATCGCCTCGCAATTCGCCGCCTGCGATGGGGAGAGAACCAGCAGCTCGAAGCCGTGTTTGAAATGGCTTTGCTGCACTTGTGCCGTGGCGTCTATACGCCTCAACAATTGCAGGTGCTGTCAAAGACAAATAATCCTCGCCAATATCGAGCTCATTTTGTCTTGGTGGCCGCGATCGAGCGGCAGGTGGTGGGATATACCTCACTGTGGGGGCGCACCCTTCAGGCCATGTATGTCGATCCTCGTTACGCCCGTCAAGGAATTGGTCGAGCCTTGCTGAAGGCAATGGAAGTTCGTGCGTCAGAGCGGCGTATCTGGCAGCTTAAAGTGAATTCTTCACTCAATGCCGAGTCTTTTTATCGGGCTTGTGGGTTCGAGGTTTTGAACCATACCGTTACCCGTTATGCCGGTTTCGATAGCATTGAGATTCCCGTTGTGACAATGGCAAAAAAGTTGCGGTGGACCGAGCAACCACTCGGGCACTGCAGCACTCTCGCCTCGGCAGTGATGCAAGAAGTCTGA
- the serS gene encoding serine--tRNA ligase, with protein sequence MLDLKLLRDRPDALRQALHNRQENIDLDIVLDLDRQQRQLSKTRTDLQAESNSVGKQVGAAMTGGTDPNGEEIAALRQKGVDLKNRVEALKAREREIAEQLEELLLKIPNPPQEIVPVGQDESENVEVRRWGDEFKPQHEVLPHDEIAEKLDLLDIARAVKIAQSRFVALVGKGAALERALINFMLDRHIQSGYLEVIPPLLVNSAALQGTGQLPKFADDSFKCQDDDLWLIPTSEVPLTNLYRNEILSSEQLPLKLAAFTPCFRREAGSYGRDVKGLIRLHQFNKVEMVKIAHPDTSEQEHQELVADAEDVLQQLQLPYRVIELCTGDLGFSASRCYDLEVWLPSQHTYREISSCSNCGDFQARRANLRFKQPGQKGTRFVHTLNGSGVAIGRAMAAILENYQQPDGSIQVPEVLHSFMGCKTI encoded by the coding sequence GTGCTCGATCTGAAACTGCTGCGCGATCGCCCCGATGCCCTTCGTCAAGCGCTGCACAATCGTCAGGAAAATATCGATCTGGATATTGTTCTCGATTTGGATCGGCAGCAGCGGCAGTTGTCGAAGACACGAACCGATCTGCAGGCGGAAAGTAACAGCGTTGGCAAGCAGGTAGGGGCGGCGATGACAGGGGGAACTGACCCCAACGGAGAAGAGATAGCTGCCTTACGTCAAAAGGGGGTCGATCTCAAAAACAGAGTTGAAGCATTAAAAGCTCGAGAACGAGAGATTGCCGAGCAGCTCGAGGAGCTATTGCTGAAAATTCCCAACCCTCCGCAGGAGATCGTGCCGGTGGGCCAGGACGAAAGCGAGAATGTCGAGGTGCGCAGGTGGGGGGACGAGTTCAAACCCCAACACGAAGTTTTGCCCCACGACGAGATTGCCGAAAAGCTGGATCTCCTGGATATTGCTCGGGCAGTCAAAATTGCCCAAAGTCGCTTCGTTGCGCTCGTGGGGAAAGGGGCAGCCTTAGAGCGAGCCCTGATTAATTTCATGCTCGATCGCCACATTCAATCTGGCTATCTGGAAGTGATACCGCCGTTATTAGTCAATAGTGCGGCGTTACAGGGGACTGGGCAATTACCTAAGTTTGCCGATGACAGTTTCAAATGTCAGGATGACGACCTCTGGTTAATTCCCACATCGGAAGTGCCCCTGACCAATCTATATCGGAATGAAATTTTATCGAGCGAGCAGCTCCCCCTCAAGCTGGCGGCATTCACCCCCTGTTTTCGGCGCGAGGCGGGCAGCTACGGGCGCGATGTGAAGGGTCTCATTCGGTTGCATCAATTTAATAAAGTGGAGATGGTGAAGATCGCCCATCCCGATACCTCCGAGCAAGAGCACCAAGAGTTGGTGGCGGATGCAGAGGATGTTTTGCAACAATTACAGTTGCCCTATCGCGTCATTGAGTTATGTACGGGCGATTTGGGATTTTCGGCTAGCCGTTGCTACGACCTAGAGGTCTGGTTGCCATCGCAGCATACCTATCGCGAGATTTCCAGTTGCTCGAATTGTGGAGATTTTCAGGCGAGGCGGGCAAATTTGCGCTTTAAGCAGCCGGGACAAAAGGGAACTCGGTTTGTACATACGCTGAATGGCTCGGGGGTAGCGATCGGTCGGGCGATGGCAGCAATTTTGGAGAATTATCAACAGCCGGATGGCAGTATTCAGGTGCCTGAAGTCTTGCACTCGTTTATGGGATGCAAGACGATTTAA
- a CDS encoding dockerin type I domain-containing protein, translating into MDRLLLVRVGFLPLAAIALSIPAIARAQGFLSGDIDGNGQVTAADLSLLSDYLAGENSFADEQIVAADVNRDGNIDRSDYTQLEQSIRVESARINSEVQLDSAFSGQVIDRSTGQPLADVAVDIPGAGVAVRTDSQGRFRLPDNVPSNEILTAQLEDYAPFSQTTSGEGGTLRVELEKLDTDTTLVLESSVVHLGDDAYSQQSAAAGQFQLRTQGREMARTFRLDRIPNQSPTLKIGSLIGLDTAAAYRAGQSRIPSADMTPLEVELNGNLIRRIDLGADNIAIPLPLSGLREGLNTVVLRTGRTTHLVSRGGNAIAWPIFGGNFRINTSSRRRTAMPTVDYDDIELANVTIEVPTN; encoded by the coding sequence ATGGATAGGTTGCTACTGGTAAGAGTTGGTTTTCTGCCCCTAGCTGCGATCGCGCTGTCGATTCCGGCGATCGCTCGGGCTCAGGGGTTTTTATCGGGAGACATTGACGGTAACGGTCAGGTGACTGCCGCAGATTTGAGCTTGCTGTCGGACTATCTGGCCGGCGAAAACAGCTTTGCGGACGAACAGATTGTCGCTGCGGATGTGAATCGAGATGGCAATATCGATCGTTCAGATTACACGCAGTTGGAGCAAAGCATCCGGGTTGAATCGGCCCGCATTAATTCGGAAGTGCAGCTCGATTCAGCCTTTTCGGGACAAGTGATCGATCGCTCCACCGGCCAACCGCTGGCGGATGTGGCGGTGGACATTCCAGGGGCCGGGGTTGCGGTGCGTACCGATAGCCAAGGGCGATTTCGACTGCCCGATAACGTCCCCTCCAACGAAATTTTGACGGCTCAACTGGAAGATTATGCCCCCTTTTCGCAAACCACCTCCGGTGAAGGTGGCACGCTGCGGGTGGAGCTAGAGAAGCTCGATACGGACACCACATTAGTTTTAGAAAGTAGCGTGGTGCATTTGGGAGACGATGCCTATTCTCAGCAATCGGCCGCCGCCGGTCAGTTTCAGTTGCGCACGCAGGGTCGCGAGATGGCCCGGACCTTCCGCCTCGATCGCATTCCCAACCAATCCCCCACCCTCAAAATCGGTTCGCTGATCGGATTGGATACCGCCGCCGCTTATCGCGCCGGTCAATCTCGAATTCCCTCTGCCGACATGACACCGCTGGAAGTGGAATTAAATGGCAACCTGATTCGCCGCATCGATTTGGGGGCTGACAATATTGCAATTCCGCTGCCCCTGAGTGGGCTGCGGGAGGGGCTCAATACAGTGGTGTTGCGGACGGGCCGCACCACTCACCTCGTGTCGCGAGGGGGCAACGCGATCGCTTGGCCTATTTTCGGTGGAAACTTCCGCATCAACACGTCTTCCCGCCGCCGCACCGCTATGCCAACGGTGGATTATGACGATATCGAGTTGGCAAACGTCACGATTGAGGTGCCGACTAACTAG
- a CDS encoding methyltransferase domain-containing protein yields MDWEQRYREGDTPWNRGEPSPGLADYLQAHSLAGDILVPGCGVGHDVREIAKYGGRVLGIDIAPTAIATAKTFPVTGNERYERADLFALPSDYSHRFNWVVEYTCFCALDRVLRSRYVEAIAAVLKPGGRLLAVFYINPDKTGDGPPHGIEPEQLDVLFSPHFQLLKDWQPQKAYPKQMGRERMRLLQRLPRAEKQ; encoded by the coding sequence GTGGATTGGGAACAACGGTATCGAGAAGGCGATACCCCTTGGAATCGAGGGGAACCCTCCCCCGGCTTGGCCGATTACCTGCAAGCACATTCCCTCGCAGGAGACATTCTCGTGCCCGGCTGTGGGGTCGGACACGATGTGCGAGAAATTGCTAAATACGGCGGTCGCGTCTTGGGCATCGACATTGCTCCAACGGCGATCGCCACAGCCAAAACCTTTCCTGTCACAGGCAACGAGCGCTACGAACGAGCCGATCTATTTGCCCTGCCGAGTGACTACAGCCACCGGTTTAATTGGGTGGTGGAATACACCTGCTTTTGTGCGCTCGATCGGGTGCTGCGATCGCGATATGTGGAGGCGATCGCGGCAGTTCTCAAGCCGGGGGGGCGCTTATTGGCAGTCTTTTACATCAACCCCGACAAAACCGGCGATGGCCCGCCCCACGGTATCGAACCAGAGCAACTGGATGTCCTGTTTAGTCCGCACTTTCAGCTTCTGAAAGACTGGCAGCCCCAAAAAGCCTATCCCAAGCAAATGGGGCGAGAACGGATGCGATTGCTACAGCGGTTGCCACGAGCGGAAAAGCAGTGA
- the fba gene encoding class II fructose-bisphosphate aldolase (catalyzes the reversible aldol condensation of dihydroxyacetonephosphate and glyceraldehyde 3-phosphate in the Calvin cycle, glycolysis, and/or gluconeogenesis), with the protein MALVSLRTLLDHAAENDYGIPAYNVNNMEQIISIMQAADETNSPVILQASRGARKYAGDIFLRHLILGAIETYPHIPIAMHQDHGNSPATCYSAMQQGFSSVMMDGSLEADAKTPASFEYNVNVTKTVVDVAHAIGVSVEGELGCLGSLETGAGDKEDGHGFEGTLSKDQLLTDPDEAVDFVEQTQVDALALAIGTSHGAYKFTRKPSGDILAISRIEEIHRRLPNTHLVMHGSSSVPKDLIDIINEHGGSIPETYGVPLAEIQRGIKSGVRKVNIDTDNRLAITAAIREAADADPSNFDPRHFMKPAIARMKAVCAERYEAFGCSGNGTKVKQVTLADMAAGYASGKLAAKVATTA; encoded by the coding sequence ATGGCTTTAGTATCGCTACGTACGCTACTGGATCACGCTGCCGAAAACGACTACGGCATTCCCGCTTACAACGTCAATAACATGGAGCAAATCATCTCCATCATGCAGGCTGCAGATGAAACCAACAGCCCTGTAATTTTGCAAGCTTCTCGCGGTGCGCGCAAGTACGCTGGCGATATCTTCCTGCGTCACTTGATTTTGGGGGCGATCGAAACCTACCCCCACATCCCCATTGCCATGCACCAAGACCACGGCAATAGCCCCGCCACTTGCTACTCTGCCATGCAGCAGGGCTTCAGCAGCGTCATGATGGATGGCTCTTTGGAAGCCGATGCCAAAACCCCCGCTAGCTTCGAGTACAACGTCAACGTCACCAAGACTGTCGTAGACGTGGCTCACGCTATTGGCGTTAGTGTCGAGGGCGAACTAGGTTGCTTGGGTTCTCTAGAAACCGGTGCGGGCGACAAAGAAGACGGCCACGGCTTTGAAGGCACCTTGAGCAAGGACCAACTCCTGACCGATCCCGATGAAGCGGTTGATTTTGTCGAGCAAACTCAAGTGGATGCCCTAGCTTTGGCGATCGGCACCAGCCATGGCGCTTACAAGTTCACCCGCAAGCCTTCCGGCGATATCTTGGCGATCTCTCGAATTGAAGAAATCCACCGCCGTCTGCCCAACACCCACTTGGTCATGCACGGCTCTTCTTCTGTGCCTAAGGATCTGATTGACATCATCAACGAGCACGGCGGCAGCATCCCCGAGACCTACGGCGTGCCTCTAGCAGAGATTCAGCGCGGCATCAAGAGCGGCGTGCGCAAGGTGAATATCGACACGGACAACCGTCTGGCCATTACTGCGGCCATCCGCGAGGCTGCCGATGCCGATCCGTCTAACTTCGACCCCCGTCACTTCATGAAGCCCGCGATCGCGCGCATGAAGGCTGTGTGTGCCGAGCGTTATGAAGCGTTTGGCTGCTCTGGCAACGGCACTAAGGTCAAGCAGGTGACTCTGGCCGATATGGCTGCGGGTTATGCCTCTGGCAAACTGGCTGCAAAGGTTGCAACCACCGCTTAA